Within Theileria orientalis strain Shintoku DNA, chromosome 4, complete genome, the genomic segment AGTAGAATTGGAACGTTAAACTCGTCTTACCTTGGAAATTTTGCACTAAGATTAAATTTGCTTAGTAAAACAGGCGGTTATGTCAGCCATGACTCAAACCGAGTGGACGTAGACCAGGccaaaaaattaattgaaaaaatagcAACGACAATGATAGACAAGGGGGGCCACATTAAGGAGATAACCCAGGTGGCCTACGCAGCAGCATCGATGGGAATAGTGAATCATCCGATCTACGAGTTTGAGAAGCAGCAGGTAACGCTGAATATTGACCTGGCCACACCGGACTCGATCAATTTATCAATAATGACATCGTTTAAGAGGAGCTCGAGAGACAGAGTGTACCTGGCGCTATTGTGTGAGAAGCTGTCGGAGCTCACAGATAGGTTCACGGCCAAGGACGTTGTGATGACCCTGGGCTCTTTGTCGAAGCTATCGTAAGCATAGAGAGCGTATAATTGCGTTTAGGCTGATGAAGGGGTTTCTGCTGCGCAGGCTGCTGACGCTCATGATGGATAACCTAGACCAGTTCACGGACGCACAGTTGGTTCAGTGCGCAAACAGGCTGGCACTGCTTAAGTTCTTTACtccaaataattttaagtCGATCTTTAATACCATAAAGCCTAGGCTCCAGGAACTCCCGACGCACCTGAAAGTGGAGGTATTGTCACGACTTAATGGAAATGTGTAGCTGCTGATGACCAGTTGTCTGAGCAACGTGCCTAGCGACAACAAGGAGCTCATCGAAGTGCTGGAAAACATTAAGAACGACGACCAGGATATGTTGAACTTGACGCAGTACATATATTCCTGCGTCTACTACAAGTATTACGGTAGGTGGAGACTTTTATCTAGCCTAAACTGAATTGAATTTAGGAAATGAGTTCAAAAGGGCATTTACGACCTTGATGAGTCACACACCCTTTATTGGAAGGTACGGTGATACACAAACgttgaaataataaaacgaAACACGATAAAATGGAACCTTAGGAAGTACGCTGTGATGGCAAAGGAGGCTTTTGACACGCTGTATCTTGAGTCGAATCAGGACCTGAGTCTTAGTGACAGCTGGAGAGAGTCCTTTGACAACATAGGTGAGTTGAAAGGAAAGTAAATTGACCTTGCGCAGAAAAAACGGAAAAGGAGAAGTCGGAGTCGCAGCCTATATTCCAGGAATCTAAAAAAATACTGGAATCATCAGGCgattataaatattttgagAAAGTTGGACCGTACGTGGTCACCTTCGTTGATCATGAACGCAAGAGATGCATAGACGTGGAATATCCGACGACAATGACAAATTTGGCCCTTAAATTGAGGTTTGTATACTATTTTGGGtgaattttataaatcatgCTTAGAAACCTTGATGCACTGGGCTACAAGGCTGGAGTTATAAGGTATTGGGAGTGGAGGCGCCTGAGAACCGAAGTACGttcacattttattttatattattttttaggcTGCGCAGGCCAATTACGTTTCAAAAATACTTCAAGAAATTTCAAAATAAACGTGCTTATGTGTAGTGCCTTAATTTAGTGAATTGATCAtggttttaaaaaatttgtcCAGAGACCGAGTAcgtataatttaattccTTTATTCATTATATGTATTAGAAAAGTGAGCTCCAGTATGTGTTCCGACTGTACGATAAGGACCGGACAGGCAAGCTATCGTTCTCTACCCTTAAAACGCTGTTAAAATCCATTGGAATTTATCCAACTAAAGGCGAATTAGAATTTTTAGAATACGGTAGGTTGaaaactaaaatgtgtaatcaaacattttttattagaGGAATCTGTCAGGGGAGGGTTTACTCTCGATGATTTATATGCTTTGGGGGATTCGTTTTACACCAATTCTGTcataaaacaaaatgttaTGGAATCTTTAAGATGtcattttaacaattttgaCGTTTTCAATGAGACTGAACtaaaaaatttgttaattaaaCTAGGTACTAATTCATAGTATAAACACCATTTTAGGCAAACGTTTAAGGGTAGGGGAGTCTGAAATCGACTCATTTTTCcgattttatataaatgataagCCTTCAAGTGAGCTAACGTACGAAAAGTTTATAGACGAGTAAGTACAAGATAAAACAAACATCGGTAGGACGCTAATGGAAATATAATTGGAGACGCAGAGAACGTATGAAAagtatatgttaaaaattaaaagaagaTATAATAATGTGTTTGAGATTTTGAATAATATGTGATATTTTTTGAGTGCATTGATTGTGTCAATTTTGGGATTGTGAGTATGTAAATGTTCAGGATCATGATACTTTTAATGTATCGGaattgtgtgtgtattttggTGTTGatgtgtttgtattttatgtaCGTTTTGGTTACATGAATCTAATATTGGTTGCCCAATTAAAAGTCGGGCAACTCGATTTGAGTTGATTGTTGTGTGTTAATTCAGTCACAATATTTTAGGAGTCTTGGTTAAGATTATCATATACTAAATAAATCTAGTGACCCATTAAGTAATAAGACTAATCTAAAATGTCAGGACGTGgtaaaggaggaaaaggttTGGGAAAGGGCGGTGCTAAGCGCCATCGTAAGGTATTGCGTGATAACATTCAAGGTGTTACCAAACCAGCCATAAGAAGGTTGGCACGCAGAGGTGGTGTTAAGCGTATATCTGGTTTGATATACGAGGAGGTTAGAGGTGTACTTAAGGTTTTCCTTGAGAACGTTGTCAAGGATTCCGTCACCTACACTGAGCACGCTCGTAGGAAAACAGTCACTGCCATGGATGTCGTCTATTCACTTAAGAGACAAGGCAGAACCCTTTACGGTTTTGGTggttaaattaattaacttGTAATTAATTGAcctaaattattaaagTAATCCCAATTTAATATTCGCCgctattaaatttaactcaGGCTTCACTAGAAGccattataatataattttttatcatacacactttgatttatattattatttttttacccacatcattttttataatacgttattatatatatttgttttgttattttttgtttattgatgtatttttatattatttacatcttttttgttatttttaataactttGTATATTCCTattttgtggaatcttacTCATTACCTAACTCACATGTTAATCTAgcaaatgtatattaatatttattttatttttttaatttataaatatttttaggttacacatttagattcaaattattttgtaaGGAATTTCAAAAGTCTCAAGAATTTTTTTTCTAATCGCAATTCACATGACAGTAACTACaatttgtacaatagtATTGCCAATAATGGCACACTTCAAACAAGTACAGAGTTAAAATATGAAGACTCTCATGAGTTAAGGGGAAAACATCTTATTATTGTCTGTAACTGGAAGTGTTATTTGAACAATGAATTGGCTAACAAGTTTATCCGTTTGTACGGAAAGCTTAAGTTTCCTAGGAATATAGAGGTATTTTCACTCATTTAGATCGATTTTCAGATTATAACTTGCCCAGCTTCGATACACCTGAACTCTATGGTCGCACACTACCGTGAAATTAACAGCAGTTGTGTGCCCTGTAGTCAGAATGTTAGCGACCGTTCTAAAAGTTTCGGCCCATATACTGGCGAAATAACAGCCGGGATGTTGAAAGTGAGTGTTATTGTTCTAATTTGTCTCAGGATCTTGGAGTAAACTGGACAATTGTTGGACACAGAGAATCCGAAATTAGTGAAAACACCACTGTATTTTCTCAAATATATTCACTTGTTTAGagtaaaaacacaaaaatcGTGAACAAGAAGGTCATAAACGCCTTCAACGCAGGATTAAATGTTATCCTTTGCATAGGTTcgaattttaaaattcctCAAATTCACACAGGTGAACCAGAGAACTTCAACTCTAACATACCGAAACATTTATCGCAGGAACTGCAGGTATGCGTGAAGGCGCAACTGATGGATTCAGGAATGTCTGAACGGCTTGGACTTGAACGGAGGGCAGAGACTAGTAGTGGCGTACGAGCCTCAATGTTCAGTGGGAACGGAGAAGCCGGCAGACCCCGAACTAGTGAGTAAAGTAATAGAAGAATTACGAGCCTCAATGGGAGAAAGAGGAAGGATGATCAAATTCATATACGGAGGGTCAATAGACGGAAAAAATGCAGTATCGTACCTGAAAAGAAAGGGAATTGACGGGATCATGGTTGGAAGGGCTGCACAGGAGGAAAGTTTCATGAATCTGCtagaaaatataataaagatGAGTAGGGATTACTAATGTGTTTGAGATTTTGAATAATATGTGATATTTTTTGAGTGCATTGATTGTGTCAATTTTGGGATTGCGAGTATGTAAATGTTCAGGATCATGATACTTTTAATGTATCGGaattgtgtgtgtattttggTGTTGatgtgtttgtattttatgtaCGTTTTGGTTACATGAATCTAATATTGGTTGCCCAATTAAAAGTCGGGCAACTCGATTTGAGTTGATTGTTGTGTGTTAATTCAGTCACAATATTTTAGGAGTCTTGGTTAAGATTATCATATACTAAATAAATCTAGTGACCCATTAAGTAATAAGACTAATCTAAAATGTCAGGACGTGgtaaaggaggaaaaggttTGGGAAAGGGCGGTGCTAAGCGCCATCGTAAGGTATTGCGTGATAACATTCAAGGTGTTACCAAACCAGCCATAAGAAGGTTGGCACGCAGAGGTGGTGTTAAGCGTATATCTGGTTTGATATACGAGGAGGTTAGAGGTGTACTTAAGGTTTTCCTTGAGAACGTTGTCAAGGATTCCGTCACCTACACTGAGCACGCTCGTAGGAAAACAGTCACTGCCATGGATGTCGTCTATTCACTTAAGAGACAAGGCAGAACCCTTTACGGTTTTGGTggttaaattaattaacttGTAATTAATTGAcctaaattattaaagTAATCCCAATTTAATATTCGCCGctattaaatataactcAGGCTTCACTAGAAGccattataatataatttgtttacaATTCTTAACTACTATTTATGCACAGATTGACTAGCATTTATACATGTTGATTATCgtgtaatttaattttaacaaatttgagAGTAGTCCCTTGCTCTCCTTTTCATTTGTCTTCTGTAAGTGCCGTCAATAGATTCTGCGTTAGTGGTTAAGCTTTGCAACATTTCCTGGTGCTTTCTGGACACCGTTTTGTCGTCAAAAACAATGTCATCGAAGTCGCGATCACGCTTGTTGGAGTCACTTGCACTGCTGCGTTTCTCGCCGAACTCGCTGGCGTCGATGGCATAGTCGCTGGTTATGCAGTCCTGTCGGTTTACGCCGCAGTTGTTTCGGTAGTTGTGATTATCAGCATAGGTGTGTCTGGCGTTGTTGTCGCCGGAGCCATTTCCGTAGCCGCTGCCACTGCCTCCGCCTTGGTTGCCGTTGTTAGGGTTCTTGAATGACCTGCGGTTGTTAGGGTTGGAACCGTCCTGACTGTTCCGTAATCTGAGGGAAAGGTCAAAGATGTTTGGCAGACCGGCCAGCCAAGGGTGAGCAAGGGCGTCTGCAGCTGAGGATATTCTCTTGCGCTTGTCGAAGCAGAGGAGTCTTTTGCAAAGATCTCTAGCAAGGGGAAATTCGACCAGGGGAGGAGTGTTAAAATCTATGCCGTTAGCCTCGGCGGCTGCTAAAACGGCATGACTGGCCTTGGCGTCGTACATCTTGTCCATGGACACTGGCGGAATGCCGGTCATGAGGATGTATAAAACGATGCCTATGGACCACATATCGGAGGCAGTGGAGTAGTCGTCCCCTCTTAGGATCTCAGGAGCCAGGTAGCCGTAGGTGCCCACAAGCCTTCGCTTTCCATTTACTATCTCGCTCTTGTCGGCTGTAGGGCAGTCTGTCATTTTACAGGTGTCAAAGTCTATGAGAGCGAGTTCGTACCTTTCGGCCACGGGCAAAACTGACTTGGTGGGATTCCTGAACATTATGTTTTCGGGCTTTATGTCCCTGTGGAGCAGATTCATGGTGTGCAGGGTGTCAACGGCCTGGAGAATTTGTCTAAAGATGTACTTGCAAATGTCCTCAGGTATTGCCTTCTCTTTGAGCAGGTACTCGAACAGCTCACCCCCGATAAACTTCTCAGTCACTATATAAAAACTAGTATCTGACTCCCATATCTGATCGATCCTCATGAGGTTCGGCATGGGTGGCATGTTCAACAGCTTCTCGCACAGCGTGCGCCAGTTGTTGAGACTGTCTAGGCCGGGTGGGATGCGCGATTTGgatattattttcagaATTTTGGGCTCCCCGGTCTTGCGATCGATTATATCACGTAAAAGTGGTCTGGATGATGGTTTTTTGACACAGTCAGCACATATTCTCAGCTCAGCCCCTATGTAGTAGTAGTTCGATAGTTTACTTCCAGCTGAAAGCCTTCTAATCCTTTTCTTGCCTGGATTTCGTAAAGCATCGATGGTGGCTTTATCTAAAAATCTGTTTTCGCTATCAAGCGTGGAGGTTCTTGAGGAAGGCTTGTTATCGCCCTCCGACTTCTCATCGGTGAACCGAAATTCGCGCAATTGTGTGTTTATGCCCTCGGAATTGAGTCCTTGATGcattatacaaaatttatttaaaatcctaaaagtttttatttacacacttgaGTTTATGACTTACTCTGATAAATAGGAGATGCTTATTCACTGATAATTACAACTGTAACTATCCTTCGGTCCTATTTAAATAGGTGTATCTGTTTTTAATtgaattatattacaatcgtaatatttttaacacaatTATGGACCGGTTTACAATTTGAAAGATTCTACGGTTTTCAAAAAGACTACAGTCctacttttattataacCTACGATTCCAATTATTGAATTTAGTATTCCACAGGAACCTATACAATGttttactaaattattCCGTTAGAATCTCAACATGCTTTACATTCTTACTGTAGGCATGCGCCCTTGTTTTCAGATCTTGAATTCGGTAATTGCAGGACGGTGCAaacaaatgtattatataaatacttTATATGGTTTAAAGTTGTTTATGAATTTATTTCCTGCTTGAAAAATGCGTAGATTTAGCTACATTCGCTCTATTATTGTCCCTTTTTTAGTTTGTATGTTCCTTGGGTGTATCCATATAAAACActcatttttgtattatttcGCTATTTTTTCCAACCTTCCtttgatatttattattcaattttatttctaatattaaactttttaattattttaaattaattgtttaaattatagaatttttatttatcaatcAACCATTTTCAcacaatttttttacaaagccttattttttaataatattttctaGTTTATAagaatatgtttatatcttcttgtttgtatttttttatttaaatgtgtgagtATCTTCCCATATAAAATCCCATTTCTTTATAATGAATCACtactaattatatattaataaattaagcATATGTATACCAAAATGatgttattatattataaattagttatagttttaatttatatgaaTCAATTTGTAccaatttgtatataaatgCCAGAAATGTAAGTTCAACCTCGATCTAGTGGGATTGAACGAAAttgcttacacatttattaaataacaaagGTGTGTTTGTCAAATTGAATTTAATGTATTGGTATCAGTTATTTGTTCTGTTGTTATTCGAAAATCATATCCAACGGATCACCCGTCCACGATCGTTTTAACAGCTTTGCAAAATCATCGTAGAGgatatatgttttattagTAGATGCTTCAGACACCATTAATGTGAGTTCTTCATCAGATATTTCAACTCCTGTGTTTATATGTAACTTTAGtaactattatttattacctattttattaatcgACGACCTGAGACTCTCCAGTGTTATTTTTCCTAAATAAAATCACAAATTGAAGTTTAAACTTCAAATGCTAtggaaaaattaaagtacCTGTTCCATCTTGTAGCTGGTTGAATATCTTCTGTATTTCAGTATTGTTGTATCGGGTATGTATTCTCGATATCACTAACGTTTTAAAGTCTGTGATGGTTAGAAAGTCCTTTTCGTCCTTTCCTATGTCCTTATATAACTCCTTTACCTGTGAATTTTAAGTTATTATTAACATCAACTAACATTCTCGGGCGATATGTTCAACCTTAGGGCTTTAAACGCTGCTTGGCATTCAAAAAAATCTATTTTTTGGTCTCCATTTCTATCAAACAATGAAAACGCTTCCTCCACCTCAGCCTCCAGTGACCTGTTAAGTACATTTTTATGAAGCTTGTTTAGTTGTTCTGGAGTATACTCATAATCCGATTCAAGAACGTTTGACTCCGGCTCCTCTACATAATCCACTAGTGTACTAATTGTCGATAAATTTTCATTTCTTAGTGTGGATAAATCAAAAACCATGcttgtaacataaaattgCAATTCATCtaaattaaagtttaaaacaaGAGCTGTTACTtatgaaattaatatataataatttagaataaataatcaaaacaaatgtgtatgtgtaagcagaattaaaatataataattttatatgttatgTTGTGATGCCGtggtaataaaaatgtggGTTACGAAGTAACTAGTCCAAAAAAACCAACTttaagtgtaaataaatttaaacggCAGTCTTAATAcgtaattaaataaattgagTTTATAATGATATGTGATTAAGGAGTGTTATATAGAGAagatgaaataaacaataaaaaatgaaggaTCAGTTGGAAGGTTCGGAATACAGaaatatattgttattttgttGATGTAAAGGTCCTATTTGGGgcataatataaattaataataaacacactAATTGAATATctattatatttcataataaatatgttatcCGGatctttaatttaataataattatttaaacacaacaaataactataatattattaaatggATTGATTGTGAATCAGTATTTGATACAATTTTATTCGTCACCTGATACCCCCATTTCTGCCCAAATTAGGAAGGACAgtgtgaataaataactgcTTGATAACACATTTCGTACATAGGTTAAATTGACTGCTTGTTATTGGTTAATTAAAACTAGtatttgaatatattttctcTCATTATACTcctttgataaaatatggtTAGTTGTCCTACCGCTTTTTTTTTACCTTATTTACTTGATATACCTATATTTAGTACATAAGATTGTTTCATTTGCTCTTTCACTTATTATTCTGTAGGGTCGTGGTCCTAAAAAGCATTTGAAGCGTATTAACGCTCCATCCCACTGGATGTTGGACAAGTTGACTGGAAGGTATGCTCCCAAGGCTTCCCCAGGTCCTCATAAATCGCGCGAATGTCTGCCTCTCCTAGTTCTACTCAGGAATCGCCTTAAATACGCCTTGACTTACGACGAGGTTAAGTTGATCGTCAAGCAGAGGCTCGTTAAGGTCGACGGTAAAGTGAGGACCGACATGACGTACCCGACCGGGTTCATGGACGTCGTCTCACTCGACAGGACCAACGAGAAGTTCAGGATGCTCTACGACACCAAGGGGCGCTTCTGTCCTCACAAAATCACAGACGAGGAGGCCACCTATAAGCTCTGCAGAGTGAAGAAGACGTTTCTGGGCCCAAAGGAGGTCAACTTGGCCGTAACGCACGACGGCAGGACCTTCAGGTGCGTGCACCCAGAGGTTAAGGCCGGCGACTCGCTTAGGGTCGAGGTCGCGACCGGGAAGATTTTGGAGTACCTTAAGTTTGAGCCCGGCAACCTCGTCATGGTCACCGGAGGCCACAACGTGGGCAGGGTCGGCACCGTCGTCAGCAAGGAGAAGCACCCCGGGAGCTTCGACCTCGTCCACGTCAGGGACTCCAACGACAGCACCTTCACCACGAGGAGCTCCAACGTCTTCGTCATTGGCGTCGGCACCAAGAGCTACGTCTCACTTCCTGCTGAGCGCGGAATTCGCAAGACCATTATAGAACAGAGGAACCTCAGACTTGCCAAGTCCGCCCACTAATTCAACATAATTTTGTTGATTTTTGTAGTCAGCTATACGCCTCTTTATGTGAactcatttatatatacttacaCCCTTATATGTACAGACAtacattgtatatttacataagtacatttatgtttatgtgtatatgtatatatatatatataccacacataagtatatattacTGTGGATACGcacatgtgtatatatatacatatatataagtagatgtgtatgtatactTATACACAAGGAGtatgatttatttgtacaGTTAATCTAGAAAGATACACATTATAGTTCGGCGTGCACCTCTTGGCGAGGCTTCGTTTCCGGCTCCGGGTCGAATTTGACATCGTAGTCCTCGGGGCGAAGTAGCATCTCGCCGAAGTCGGTCACCGCAGTCTTGGCGAGCTCGTTGGCGTGGGACTTCCACGAATCCTTGGTCACGTCTAAAGGGGAAATGAGGGATTTTGTGCTTACGTGATGATCCGATTACGTTTGTCACGTCGTCGTACATTGGGAAGCTGTCGAACTCCCCTTCCTCCTTGTATGCCTCTGCCAGCTCATCCTTCGTTAAAAAACCGTCGCTGTTCTTGTCAAACTGCTTAAAGTCGCTCAAGGACTGAGTTTCGTCCTCTCCGTTTTCTAAAAGGCTCTTTTAGTCTGTTCAATTACCTGTTCTGTACTTTTTGTACTCAGTGAAAGATATCTTTCCGTCTCCATCTTCGTCGTGTGCCTACGCAATTTTGGTTCCGGGTGCTCTAACCTTAATCACATCGTTCAACTCCAGGTCCAGAAGCTCTGCGTTCCTGGAAGGATTCACTAGGTCtcccagctcctccaggCTTAGCATTCCGtccttatttttatctgCCAGGTTAAACCTCAGTTTCAGAGGCTCTTTATTTTGCGAAGCGTCTTCCTCTCCCACTTC encodes:
- a CDS encoding centrin, with product MVFDLSTLRNENLSTISTLVDYVEEPESNVLESDYEYTPEQLNKLHKNVLNRSLEAEVEEAFSLFDRNGDQKIDFFECQAAFKALRLNISPENVKELYKDIGKDEKDFLTITDFKTLVISRIHTRYNNTEIQKIFNQLQDGTGKITLESLRSSINKIGVEISDEELTLMVSEASTNKTYILYDDFAKLLKRSWTGDPLDMIFE
- a CDS encoding histone H4, with protein sequence MSGRGKGGKGLGKGGAKRHRKVLRDNIQGVTKPAIRRLARRGGVKRISGLIYEEVRGVLKVFLENVVKDSVTYTEHARRKTVTAMDVVYSLKRQGRTLYGFGDSNYFVRNFKSLKNFFSNRNSHDSNYNLYNSIANNGTLQTSTELKYEDSHELRGKHLIIVCNWKCYLNNELANKFIRLYGKLKFPRNIEIITCPASIHLNSMVAHYREINSSCVPCSQNVSDRSKSFGPYTGEITAGMLKDLGVNWTIVGHRESEISENTTSKNTKIVNKKVINAFNAGLNVILCIGSNFKIPQIHTGEPENFNSNIPKHLSQELQECLNGLDLNGGQRLVVAYEPQCSVGTEKPADPELVSKVIEELRASMGERGRMIKFIYGGSIDGKNAVSYLKRKGIDGIMVGRAAQEESFMNLLENIIKMSRDY
- a CDS encoding protein kinase, translating into MHQGLNSEGINTQLREFRFTDEKSEGDNKPSSRTSTLDSENRFLDKATIDALRNPGKKRIRRLSAGSKLSNYYYIGAELRICADCVKKPSSRPLLRDIIDRKTGEPKILKIISKSRIPPGLDSLNNWRTLCEKLLNMPPMPNLMRIDQIWESDTSFYIVTEKFIGGELFEYLLKEKAIPEDICKYIFRQILQAVDTLHTMNLLHRDIKPENIMFRNPTKSVLPVAERYELALIDFDTCKMTDCPTADKSEIVNGKRRLVGTYGYLAPEILRGDDYSTASDMWSIGIVLYILMTGIPPVSMDKMYDAKASHAVLAAAEANGIDFNTPPLVEFPLARDLCKRLLCFDKRKRISSAADALAHPWLAGLPNIFDLSLRLRNSQDGSNPNNRRSFKNPNNGNQGGGSGSGYGNGSGDNNARHTYADNHNYRNNCGVNRQDCITSDYAIDASEFGEKRSSASDSNKRDRDFDDIVFDDKTVSRKHQEMLQSLTTNAESIDGTYRRQMKRRARDYSQIC
- a CDS encoding histone H4, whose amino-acid sequence is MSGRGKGGKGLGKGGAKRHRKVLRDNIQGVTKPAIRRLARRGGVKRISGLIYEEVRGVLKVFLENVVKDSVTYTEHARRKTVTAMDVVYSLKRQGRTLYGFGG
- a CDS encoding uncharacterized protein (calcium-binding EF-hand domain containing protein); the encoded protein is MLGIVFRSIVRRSESSLSKTFESVNDCFKLLESNTSVPTKDLYDAFKYLVSDMSSRKNAVQDERFPSLLNQLDSRIGTLNSSYLGNFALRLNLLSKTGGYVSHDSNRVDVDQAKKLIEKIATTMIDKGGHIKEITQVAYAAASMGIVNHPIYEFEKQQVTLNIDLATPDSINLSIMTSFKRSSRDRVYLALLCEKLSELTDRFTAKDVVMTLGSLSKLSLMKGFLLRRLLTLMMDNLDQFTDAQLVQCANRLALLKFFTPNNFKSIFNTIKPRLQELPTHLKVELLMTSCLSNVPSDNKELIEVLENIKNDDQDMLNLTQYIYSCVYYKYYGNEFKRAFTTLMSHTPFIGRKYAVMAKEAFDTLYLESNQDLSLSDSWRESFDNIEKTEKEKSESQPIFQESKKILESSGDYKYFEKVGPYVVTFVDHERKRCIDVEYPTTMTNLALKLRNLDALGYKAGVIRYWEWRRLRTEKSELQYVFRLYDKDRTGKLSFSTLKTLLKSIGIYPTKGELEFLEYEESVRGGFTLDDLYALGDSFYTNSVIKQNVMESLRCHFNNFDVFNETELKNLLIKLGKRLRVGESEIDSFFRFYINDKPSSELTYEKFIDE
- a CDS encoding uncharacterized protein (calcium-binding EF-hand domain containing protein), encoding MYAYSAVFLIYFFMYNCICTVTFERNFNTADFDQKPESTVDHTFKMLQIFDKIDLNSDGVLSKDELDKYSSKLSKVISNRQLANEMATIDRDRDGNVTFNELLAAFSNEVGEEDASQNKEPLKLRFNLADKNKDGMLSLEELGDLVNPSRNAELLDLELNDVIKAHDEDGDGKISFTEYKKYRTENGEDETQSLSDFKQFDKNSDGFLTKDELAEAYKEEGEFDSFPMYDDVTNVIGSSHVTKDSWKSHANELAKTAVTDFGEMLLRPEDYDVKFDPEPETKPRQEVHAEL
- a CDS encoding 40S ribosomal protein S4; the protein is MGRGPKKHLKRINAPSHWMLDKLTGRYAPKASPGPHKSRECLPLLVLLRNRLKYALTYDEVKLIVKQRLVKVDGKVRTDMTYPTGFMDVVSLDRTNEKFRMLYDTKGRFCPHKITDEEATYKLCRVKKTFLGPKEVNLAVTHDGRTFRCVHPEVKAGDSLRVEVATGKILEYLKFEPGNLVMVTGGHNVGRVGTVVSKEKHPGSFDLVHVRDSNDSTFTTRSSNVFVIGVGTKSYVSLPAERGIRKTIIEQRNLRLAKSAH